One segment of Anatilimnocola aggregata DNA contains the following:
- a CDS encoding DUF1257 domain-containing protein: MSHIVQIQTQVRDSDAVRAACLRLKLPAPVHGTARLFTTSVTGLAVQLPGWKYPAVCQLETGQVQIDNFNGHWGRQQELDRFLQAYAVEKAKLEARRKGFVVQEQPLTDGSIKLVIQVTGGVA, encoded by the coding sequence ATGTCACATATCGTTCAGATACAAACTCAGGTGCGTGATAGTGATGCCGTCCGCGCTGCCTGCTTGCGGCTGAAATTGCCAGCTCCCGTACATGGAACTGCACGCTTATTCACCACCTCCGTCACTGGCTTGGCCGTCCAGTTACCGGGCTGGAAATACCCGGCCGTCTGCCAGCTGGAAACCGGCCAGGTTCAAATCGACAACTTCAATGGTCACTGGGGACGGCAGCAAGAGCTAGACCGGTTCCTGCAGGCCTATGCGGTCGAGAAGGCCAAGCTCGAAGCTCGTCGCAAAGGTTTTGTCGTGCAAGAGCAGCCTCTTACTGATGGTTCGATCAAACTTGTCATTCAAGTAACAGGAGGTGTCGCTTGA
- a CDS encoding DUF2997 domain-containing protein, with the protein MNRIIEVTISPTGETRLETHGFAGGACRQGSQFLEQALGAMLLEKLTPEFYASQVNQDQVARQQGCSP; encoded by the coding sequence TTGAACAGGATCATTGAAGTAACGATCTCTCCTACCGGCGAGACACGTTTGGAAACTCACGGCTTTGCGGGCGGAGCCTGTCGACAAGGTAGTCAGTTTCTCGAACAGGCATTGGGCGCAATGCTGCTGGAAAAGCTCACGCCCGAGTTCTACGCCAGCCAAGTCAACCAGGACCAGGTCGCTCGACAGCAGGGTTGCAGTCCTTAG
- a CDS encoding AAA family ATPase: protein MLQDRLSELIQACFTGIWVESHEHEDALAEIGTLCQQEAWRLNIWDLEQGLRIPGQESPAGSAASAVDPLAAIRSASTLAAAGSTGILVLVNFHRFLQSAEIVQALSRQLIDGKQSRTFIIVLSPVVQVPTELDKLFVVVEHPLPSRPQLAEIAAGVATEAGELPTGTEYQRLLDSAAGLTRYQAESAFSLSLVRHGKLQVETLWELKAQTLKKSGLMTLHRGHERFDDLGGLDAVKAFCQRSLRPQANRNSAVQARGILLLSPPGCGKSALCKALGNEVGRPTLQLDVGSLLGSLVGQSEANIRQALRIIDAMAPAIVYLDECDKAFSGVSGSGDSGVSARLFGSFLSWLVRRFTA, encoded by the coding sequence ATGCTTCAAGATCGTTTGTCGGAACTAATCCAGGCTTGCTTCACAGGCATCTGGGTCGAAAGTCATGAGCATGAAGATGCTCTGGCCGAAATCGGTACACTGTGCCAGCAGGAAGCCTGGCGATTAAATATCTGGGATCTGGAGCAGGGACTGCGCATCCCCGGCCAGGAGAGCCCTGCGGGAAGTGCAGCTAGTGCCGTTGATCCCCTCGCAGCCATCCGTTCGGCCAGCACGCTGGCCGCTGCCGGCAGCACCGGGATTCTGGTGCTCGTAAATTTCCATCGCTTCCTGCAGTCGGCGGAGATTGTGCAGGCTCTGAGTCGGCAGCTCATCGACGGCAAGCAATCGCGCACGTTCATTATTGTTTTGTCGCCCGTGGTTCAGGTGCCCACCGAACTCGACAAATTGTTCGTAGTGGTCGAGCATCCCCTCCCGTCACGCCCCCAATTGGCTGAGATTGCCGCCGGAGTTGCCACTGAAGCGGGTGAACTGCCAACCGGCACTGAATACCAGCGTTTACTGGATTCTGCGGCTGGCCTGACTCGCTATCAAGCCGAAAGTGCCTTCAGCCTCTCGCTGGTGCGGCACGGCAAGTTGCAGGTGGAAACCCTTTGGGAGCTTAAAGCTCAGACACTCAAGAAGAGCGGGCTGATGACGCTCCACCGCGGCCACGAGCGATTTGACGACCTCGGAGGGCTGGATGCGGTCAAAGCCTTCTGCCAGCGATCCTTGCGGCCCCAGGCCAACCGTAACTCCGCTGTGCAGGCCCGGGGAATCTTGCTCCTGTCCCCGCCTGGCTGTGGCAAGAGTGCGCTCTGCAAAGCGCTGGGCAACGAAGTGGGACGACCTACGTTGCAACTTGATGTAGGCAGCTTGCTGGGTTCGCTGGTGGGCCAATCGGAAGCAAACATCCGGCAAGCGCTGCGGATCATCGACGCGATGGCGCCAGCCATAGTCTACCTAGATGAATGTGACAAAGCGTTCAGTGGTGTCTCGGGAAGCGGTGATAGCGGTGTGTCGGCCCGGCTGTTCGGGTCATTCTTGAGCTGGTTAGTGCGCCGTTTCACGGCGTAA
- the istB gene encoding IS21-like element helper ATPase IstB — MKSLETKSTVLLKHHLKALRLPSFLEGCEKTAQRCATENVDHLGFLLQLCELELLNREKRASERRLKSARFPNLKSPGDFDFAAQPSLNRVLVAELLRCEFVERRESVIFLGHPGTGKTHLAIALGIAACQRGKRVRFCRVTELITQLMEAREERTLLRMKSSLAKFDLLILDELGYVPASKLGAELLFEVISSAYERQSLIVTTNLPFEQWTEVLGSERLTGAVLDRLTHRCHILESTGESYRLQDARRRRKGSRPKPATSSLSPADETAES, encoded by the coding sequence ATGAAATCTCTCGAAACCAAAAGCACGGTGCTGCTCAAGCATCACTTGAAGGCCCTACGGTTGCCGTCGTTCCTGGAGGGCTGCGAGAAAACGGCCCAGCGGTGTGCGACGGAGAACGTCGATCATCTGGGCTTTCTGCTGCAACTGTGTGAGCTGGAGTTACTCAACCGTGAGAAGCGTGCCAGCGAGCGGCGGCTCAAGTCAGCGCGCTTTCCCAACCTGAAATCGCCTGGTGATTTCGACTTCGCCGCCCAGCCCTCGCTCAATCGCGTGCTGGTGGCAGAACTACTGCGGTGCGAGTTCGTGGAACGCCGCGAGTCGGTGATCTTTCTCGGGCATCCGGGCACGGGGAAGACGCACCTGGCCATCGCGCTTGGCATTGCCGCCTGTCAGCGGGGCAAACGGGTCCGCTTCTGCCGCGTGACGGAACTGATCACGCAACTTATGGAAGCCCGAGAAGAACGGACGCTGCTGCGGATGAAGTCGTCACTAGCCAAGTTCGATCTGCTGATCCTCGATGAGCTGGGTTACGTCCCCGCCAGTAAGCTGGGCGCGGAGTTGCTCTTCGAGGTCATCAGTAGCGCTTACGAACGCCAATCGTTGATCGTGACCACCAATCTGCCGTTCGAGCAATGGACCGAAGTCCTGGGCAGCGAGCGCCTGACCGGCGCCGTGCTCGATCGGCTGACACACCGCTGCCACATCCTCGAATCGACCGGCGAAAGTTATCGCTTGCAAGACGCGCGGCGCCGCCGCAAAGGATCGCGCCCGAAACCGGCGACCTCATCCTTGTCACCCGCCGATGAAACGGCAGAATCCTAG
- the istA gene encoding IS21 family transposase — protein MLRDMHNWTEIRRLVLTEKKSKRAVCREFSLHWQTLEKILQHPEPPGYRQRLPRERPKLDPFLPIIHEILEQDKTAPRKQRHTTKRIFDRLRAEHGYTGGITVVGEVVREWRTTTAEVFLPLSHQPGEAQFDFGEAEVVLQGMPTKVAYCVMSLPYSDAFFVQVFPRECTETFQAGHQRAFEFFGGVPRRISYDNSRIAVARFVGKRGDTPTREFLRLQSHYLFEHHFCLVRRPMEKGHTENLIGFARRNFLVPVPRTGSLEVLNAELERQCCEDLERQLRGQPANKATLLAEEQAALLPLPKSGFEARRVEPAQANSLSLVRFDGNDYSVPTQYAHQKVTAIGGLEEVRLVVNDKLVAQHPRDWSKEQVHYNPLHYLALLERKPGGLDFAKPLENWGLPDCFDLLRRRLEADGGAHGRREFIKTLRLLETISLAALTAAIERALEIDVLAVDAIRLLVQQGLEEPTRWFRLDNHPHLQSHSIPPPNLLSYRELTCALTTGGVL, from the coding sequence ATGCTGCGAGATATGCATAACTGGACCGAAATCCGTCGTCTTGTCCTGACCGAGAAGAAATCCAAACGAGCGGTTTGCAGGGAATTTTCCCTTCACTGGCAGACCCTCGAAAAGATCCTGCAGCACCCTGAGCCGCCCGGTTATCGACAACGTCTGCCCCGGGAGCGGCCCAAACTCGATCCGTTCCTGCCGATCATCCACGAGATCCTGGAGCAGGACAAAACGGCGCCCCGCAAGCAGCGCCACACCACTAAACGGATCTTCGACCGCCTGCGTGCCGAGCATGGCTACACCGGCGGGATCACGGTGGTCGGCGAGGTCGTGCGGGAGTGGCGAACGACCACGGCGGAGGTGTTCTTACCCTTGTCGCATCAACCGGGCGAAGCCCAGTTCGACTTCGGCGAAGCGGAGGTGGTGCTGCAAGGCATGCCGACGAAAGTCGCGTACTGCGTCATGTCGTTGCCGTACAGCGACGCGTTCTTCGTGCAGGTCTTTCCTCGCGAATGCACCGAGACGTTTCAAGCGGGCCATCAGCGGGCCTTTGAGTTCTTCGGCGGCGTGCCCCGCCGGATCAGCTACGACAACAGCCGGATTGCTGTGGCCCGGTTCGTGGGGAAACGGGGTGACACGCCGACGCGTGAGTTCCTACGGCTGCAGAGTCATTATCTGTTTGAGCATCACTTCTGCCTGGTGCGACGGCCGATGGAGAAGGGGCATACGGAGAACCTCATCGGTTTCGCGCGGCGGAACTTCCTGGTGCCGGTACCACGGACCGGCAGCCTGGAAGTGCTGAATGCCGAACTCGAGCGGCAGTGCTGTGAAGATCTGGAACGCCAGTTACGCGGACAACCGGCGAACAAAGCCACGTTGTTGGCAGAGGAGCAGGCTGCGTTGTTGCCGCTGCCGAAGTCGGGCTTTGAAGCGCGGCGAGTCGAACCGGCCCAGGCCAACTCTCTTTCCTTGGTTCGCTTCGACGGCAACGATTACTCGGTGCCGACGCAGTATGCTCATCAGAAAGTGACCGCAATTGGCGGCCTGGAGGAAGTTCGGCTGGTCGTTAACGACAAGTTGGTTGCCCAGCATCCACGCGACTGGTCGAAGGAGCAGGTCCATTACAACCCGCTGCATTACCTGGCACTCTTGGAGCGGAAGCCAGGGGGCTTGGACTTCGCGAAACCCCTGGAAAACTGGGGCTTGCCGGACTGTTTCGATCTCCTCCGGCGGCGTCTGGAAGCAGATGGCGGCGCACACGGCCGCCGGGAGTTCATCAAAACCTTGCGGCTGCTGGAGACTATCTCGCTGGCTGCATTAACTGCGGCGATTGAGCGGGCACTGGAGATCGACGTTCTGGCCGTCGATGCGATTCGGCTGCTCGTGCAGCAGGGACTGGAAGAGCCGACGCGGTGGTTTCGGCTGGACAATCATCCGCATCTGCAGTCGCACTCGATCCCTCCTCCCAATCTCCTGTCTTACCGTGAACTGACCTGCGCGCTGACGACGGGAGGTGTGTTATGA
- a CDS encoding tetratricopeptide repeat protein, with amino-acid sequence MATVEGHLALAETQLALDGFAEAETSAAAAFRLDGNSAKAQAIMGLAKLGQMRNKIALGHLDVNDPISKAVRSDPQLTGWILNEMNRIKPGYRIAGLGNSEQMGRIEDQVAAANAIGKEAVALAQKGDFKAAADTMLRCADAYPNVTPGIPCMIRQQAAQLRFQSGDNQTALADADRTIQLFPDLPPGYVARYIALKLLNRDAEAVAAKQKLVEMKAPEAERLETALQAIQAMQSKAKP; translated from the coding sequence TTGGCCACTGTTGAGGGGCACCTCGCCTTGGCCGAGACGCAGTTGGCGCTGGATGGTTTCGCCGAGGCTGAGACCTCGGCTGCTGCAGCGTTTCGCCTCGATGGCAATTCCGCCAAAGCTCAAGCCATCATGGGGCTCGCAAAGCTAGGGCAAATGCGGAACAAAATTGCATTAGGGCATCTCGACGTTAACGACCCAATATCCAAAGCTGTGCGCAGCGATCCCCAATTGACGGGGTGGATTCTTAACGAAATGAACCGCATTAAGCCGGGCTATAGAATCGCTGGACTGGGCAACAGTGAGCAAATGGGCCGAATCGAAGATCAAGTCGCCGCGGCAAACGCCATCGGTAAGGAAGCTGTGGCACTCGCCCAAAAAGGTGACTTCAAAGCCGCCGCCGACACCATGCTCCGCTGCGCCGATGCGTATCCTAACGTCACACCTGGCATCCCCTGCATGATTCGCCAACAGGCCGCGCAACTCCGTTTTCAATCGGGCGACAATCAGACCGCGCTTGCCGACGCCGACCGCACGATCCAACTCTTCCCCGATTTGCCGCCGGGGTACGTCGCGCGGTACATCGCGCTGAAGTTACTCAACCGTGACGCCGAGGCCGTGGCGGCCAAGCAAAAGCTAGTGGAAATGAAAGCCCCGGAAGCCGAACGACTCGAAACCGCCCTGCAAGCCATTCAAGCCATGCAAAGCAAGGCCAAGCCGTAG
- a CDS encoding transposase, whose protein sequence is MGRRLCRWHVCLGKKGGDLVGPTKRGKGTKLMLLVDGNGLPLGVDVNSASPAEVGLIEPLLEEAVTDYVPDRLIYDRAADSDPLREHLADRGVELICPHRRGRVRPPTQDGRALRRYRRRWIIERTISWLHSFRRLVTRYEYYSFLFHSFAKLACMMIVLRRF, encoded by the coding sequence GTGGGAAGAAGGCTTTGCCGATGGCACGTTTGCCTCGGCAAAAAAGGGGGCGATCTTGTCGGCCCCACCAAACGCGGCAAGGGAACCAAGCTCATGTTGCTGGTCGATGGCAACGGCTTGCCACTGGGAGTCGACGTCAACAGTGCCAGTCCTGCGGAAGTCGGCCTGATCGAGCCGCTGCTCGAAGAAGCCGTCACCGACTACGTTCCTGATCGCCTGATTTATGATCGCGCAGCCGACAGCGATCCTTTGCGCGAACACCTGGCAGATCGCGGCGTGGAATTGATCTGCCCCCATCGCCGTGGCCGAGTGCGGCCACCAACTCAAGACGGCCGCGCACTGCGTCGCTATCGCCGCCGCTGGATCATCGAACGCACCATCAGTTGGCTTCATTCCTTTCGCCGACTGGTCACACGCTACGAGTACTACTCGTTCCTCTTCCATAGCTTCGCCAAGCTGGCCTGTATGATGATAGTCCTCAGACGGTTTTGA
- a CDS encoding RNA polymerase sigma factor: protein MHSTSFTLLERVKVARNDADWDRFVNLYTPMLFAWAKRFGLGDADACDLAQDVLLILLKELPNFERGRKFSFRSWLRTIATNKCREHLRRKKPQALDPMSALQLSDFDAEPFWEHEYRQLLVARALTVMKAEFEATTWQACWEHVVSGRKAADIGAELRLSEGAVYAAKCRVMKRLREELEGLLE from the coding sequence ATGCATTCGACTTCGTTTACACTTCTTGAGCGGGTCAAAGTCGCGCGAAACGATGCGGACTGGGATCGATTCGTCAATCTCTACACGCCAATGCTCTTTGCTTGGGCGAAGCGGTTCGGGTTGGGAGATGCGGACGCATGCGATCTAGCGCAAGACGTCTTACTAATACTACTTAAAGAACTGCCAAACTTCGAACGAGGTCGCAAGTTTTCCTTCCGAAGTTGGCTTAGAACGATCGCGACTAACAAATGCCGCGAGCACTTGCGACGCAAGAAGCCGCAAGCGCTAGATCCGATGTCGGCGCTCCAGCTTTCTGATTTCGACGCCGAACCCTTCTGGGAACATGAGTACAGGCAACTCTTAGTCGCGCGCGCGCTCACTGTGATGAAGGCAGAGTTTGAAGCAACGACTTGGCAGGCGTGTTGGGAGCACGTTGTGTCAGGGCGTAAAGCCGCCGACATAGGGGCGGAGTTACGTCTCAGCGAAGGTGCCGTCTATGCCGCGAAATGTAGGGTCATGAAACGACTGCGTGAGGAACTCGAAGGACTACTTGAGTAA